The genomic window ACAAGATGAGCTACGCCCGCAAATGGTGCCTCCGACGGGAATCGAACCAGTGACACAGGGATTTTCAGTCCCTTGCTCTACCAACTGAGCTACAGAGGCATGCCGCTTGAAAAAGATGAAATGGCGACCCGGATGGGACTCGAACCCACGACCTCCGCCGTGACAGGGCGGCGCTCTAACCAACTGAGCTACCGGGCCATTTCATGGTGGGAACAATAGGGCTCGAACCTATGACCCTCTGCTTGTAAGGCAGATGCTCTCCCAGCTGAGCTATGCTCCCATGAAATGTCGTTTTCCTTAGCGACATCCAATATTATAACAACATTTTTTCGGTTTGTCAATACTTTTTTTAAAAAAATTTAAAAAATTTTCAAAAATCTATTGTTAGATGCCAAAAATTTTGTTACAATAGAATAAACTACTGTACGGAGGAATTTGAAAATGGCTTTTGACGCATCGGTAATCCGCTGTCTGACATTAGAATTAAACGAAAAACTGCGTGGTGCGCGTGTAGATAAAATCCACCAGCCCCAAAAGGATGAGCTGGTTCTGGTTCTGCGTGTCCAAAAAGACAGCTTTAAGCTTTTAATCTCGGTAAACCCTGCGGCATCCCGATTGCATCTTACTGATAGAAAGGTTGAAAACCCCGCTTCACCGCCCATGTTCTGCATGTTTCTGCGAAAGCATTTAAGCGGCGGCAAAATTATCGACATCCGCCAGATTAATTTTGAACGTATCCTGCAGTTTGAAATTGAAAGCTATGACGAGCTGGGCGACTTGACTGTAAAAACCTTAGTGGTGGAAATTATGGGCAAGCACAGCAACGTCATTTTATTAAACAAAGACGGTGTTGTGATGGATTCCATTAAGCGCATCGACATTTCCACAAGCTCTGTGCGTCAGGTGTTGCCGGGGCTTCGTTACAGATTGCCGCCCAACGACCGTTTAAATCCTTTGGAAAGTGATTTTAAGCCTGAAATCTCAGACAGCCGTGCGCCTGAAAAAGCTTTGCTTTCGGTATACTCAGGTATCAGCCCACAGCTGGCAACCGAAATCATAACAAACGGCTATGATGTGGTGATGGACAAAATCCGAAGCAATCAATTCTCACCTATTATTATTTATAAAGAAGAAACACCCGTGGATTTTGCCGCAATTCCCATTTCGATAACCGAATTCGGTACTAAAATCAAGCCGGTTGCAAGCATTTCCGAGGCGGCAGACATTTTTTACAGCCAAAAGGCACATGCACTTCTTTTAAGCCGTTTGTCTGCCGAGCTTATACATCTGATTCAGAATAACATTGACCGCTGTGAGAAAAAGCTTTCCATTTTTGCCCGTCAGATTCAGGATGCAGCAAAGCGGGAAACCTACCGCATCAAGGGCGAATTGCTGACTGCAAATCTTTATCGGGTACAATTCGGAGATACCGAAATCACCGTCGATAATTATTATGACCCGGAGGGCAAAAAAATAACCATTGCTTTAGAACCCAATTTATCCCCTGCCAAAAACGCGCAAAAATATTATACCCGCTACAACAAAGCAAAGGTGAGTGAGGAGCAGGCATACATTCAGCAGAAAAAGACACAAAAAGAGCTTGACTATTTAGAATCGGTTTTAGATGAAATCCTGCGTGCCGAAAGTCCTGCCGAGATTGCCGAAATCAAGGAGGAATTACGGGACGAGGGATATCTGAAACGGGAAAACGGCAATTTGAAAAAGAAAGCCGTGCTGTCTAAGCCCTCACACTTTGAAATCGAAGGGTACGATGTATTTGTGGGCAGAAACAACCGCCAGAATGATGAACTGACCTTAAAATTTGCAAGAAGTCAGGACATGTGGCTGCACACCAAAAACATACCCGGCTCGCATGTTATCATTCAGAAAAAGCAAGGAGAAGACATTCCGGACACTGTGATTGTAAAGGCGGCAGAGCTTGCGGCAAAGCATTCCAAAGCCAAAAACGCCCCCAAGGTGCCTGTGGATTACACCATTGTGAAAAATGTAAAGAAACCATCAGGCGCAAAGCCGGGCATGGTAATTTATGACCATTACAACACCGTGTATGTAACTTTGGTATAATTTTCAACCTTTGCTCACGAAATTTACACAAATTTCTTGTACAATACATGCATGGAGGAATCAAAAATGGAACAACAAGAAAGCTTTTTACTGGACACGCTATCCAAATACTCACCCGAGCAGATTGAAGAGCTGACAAAGCCACTCATTCAGAAATTAAGCAAAATTATGGCTTATTACAAATGTGCCATGATGGAGGTGGAAACCAAATTCAATGTGTTGAATACCGAGTTCTCCCTGCGCCATGACCGCAACCCCATCAACAGCATGAAGAGCCGTCTGAAAAGCTTTGCAAGCATTAAAGAAAAACTGGAACGCAAAAAACTGCCTTTAAACTTAGATGCAATAGAAGCACATCTTTCGGATGTGGCAGGCATTCGGGTGGTCTGTGCCTTTACAGAAGACGTGTATATGCTTGCCGATGCGCTGTTAAAGCAGGATGACATAACCTTAATCGAGAAAAAAGATTACATTAAAAATCCAAAGTCCAACGGCTACCGCAGTTTGCACCTGATTGTGGGCATTCCCATTTTTCTTGCCAAAGAGAAGAAAATGATGAAGGTAGAAATTCAGCTTCGCACCATCGCCATGGATTCCTGGGCAAGCTTGGAGCATCAGCTTCGCTACAAAAAGGATTACGAAAGCATTCCGCAAATGGCAGACGAGCTTTTAAAATGTGCAGAGCTCAGTGCAGAACTGGACAAGCGCATGGATTCTCTTCGAGAACATGCAAAACTGGATATACAAGAATAAGAGCGGTATTCCGCTCTTTTTTTGTCGGTTTTTACATGAAAATTACCCTTTTTTACATAGTTTTTAGCTATTTTTCTGTTTACTTTCTTTATAAATTATGGTAAAATTTATGTACAAGCTATTATAGCGAAGAAAGGATGAAGAAAATGAAAAGAGCAATCGCGTTGGTAACACTCCTTTGCATGGTTTTAGCTAGCATTCCCGCTTTTGCGGCAAGCGAAGCCTCGCAGAGAGCGTATACCACAGAAACCTTTAAGGACGAAGTAATTTTCACCGCCACCTCTTTAGACGGTAACTGGAATGCTTCCGGCCTTAAAAATTATGATGGAGGTGCTACCCAGTATGCGGTAGGCAAGGATTCTGCCTCCCATTATGCCATCTCGGGCATCAAAGAGGGCAACTATGAAGTGTTTGCATGGATGATTCCTGCAAAGCAGGACTCTGAATCGGGCACCAATGTTGTCATTGCACACAACGGCAAAAAGAATCTTGTAAATGTAAAAACAAAGCTTGCAGACGGTGAAACCGTTCCGGGGGGCTGGACTTCGGTTGGCGTGTTTGATTTTGCAGGCGTTGAGGGTGAACAGGTTTCCTATGTTTCTCCCGGCGGTAACGTTCGTGCAACCGCAGTAAAGCTTGTTCCGACCACCAAAGAGCTTACCAAAGCCGAAGAAGTGACCGAAAAAACACCCGTAAATAAGGAACCCGGTGACACTTCGCGCGTAGAAGCGACCTCCGGTCTTTCCATGTCCATTGATGTGGACCCACAGGGCAGATGTATTTATGCAGGTCCCTGGGCATTCTCCACCGCTGTACAGGGTCCCATGACCAAGGCACCCAGCACCTTATGGGTTGCTGAAAATCCCGATGCGGACGTTTATGTAACCTATCATCCCGAAATCACCTCGGTAGGTAAGGTTCGTATTTCTGTATTTGTTCCCTACTGGGCAAAGAATCAGACCAAAGACATTAAATACGAAGTATACCATGACGGCGGTATGGATGAATTCCATGTAAATCCTGCAGCACAGACCGAAGCCATCTGGCAGGAATTGGGTACTTTTGAATTCAACGGTTCCGGCACAGAGTATGTTAAGCTGGTTTGCACAGGCGTTGGCGAAGCCATCGCAAACACCAGAGCCTCCACCGTTGCATTTGAGGTTTTGAACAGCGCAAATGAAAATGCAGTTTGGACAACCGTATTTGTTACACCCCAGAGTGACTCTGAATCTTTAATTAACAGTGCAAAAGCTTCCATGGCGCCTTTAGATAAATTCGATGACATGGTTGGTCACTGGGCAAACTATGATGTGGAATACATGGCAGACCGCGGTCTGGTTTCGGGCGTTGCAGACAATGCATTCGACCCCGAAGCACAAATCACCCGAGCAGAATATGTGACCATTTTGGACAGAGCAATGGGTTATGAAATTACAAATGGCGCATCCTTTGCCGATGTTGCAGGCGATGCCTGGTTTGCACCCTATGTTGCAACCGCAAAGGCAAACGGTTTGTTAGTAGGGCTTCCCACCGATGACGGCTTTAAGCCCGAGCAACCCATCACCCGTGAAGAAATGGCGCTGTTTACCTACAACGCAATCAAGGCAACCAAGAAAAACGACGAATGGGTCGCTACAATGCCTGACGATTATGCAAAATTTACCGATACCGCAGAAGTTTCCGCATGGGCAGAAACCGCACTTAAATATCTGATTCAGACCGGTATCATCAAGGGCACCTCCGACACAACCGTTTCTGCTTTGGATAACGCAACCAGAGCACAGGGTGCGGTTATCTTAAAGAGATTTATGCAGCTCTTTGTATGGGGCGGTCCGCCGACAGATGAAGAATGGGTACTGACCTTTAATGACGAATTCTTTGGCGACAGCTTAGACTGGGCTGTATGGGATTCCGAAGTAGGCGGCGGTTCGCACACGCTTTCTTCCAGATGGCCTGAAAATGCGGTTGTAAAAGATGGCAATCTGCATCTTGAAATCCGCAAAGAACAAAAAACCGGCTTTACCAACGAATGGACAGCTGCCTCTGTATGGGTAAGAGATGAGGTGTTCCGTCAGTCGCAAGGCTACTGGGAAGCACGTTACAAATACAACGCAGGTGCCGGTGTAAACAATGCTTGGTGGATGATGACCAAGAAGCATCAGGTAACCGATGACAAGCAAAACTACGAAATCGACATCAACGAAGGTCACTACCCCCACAAGATTAACACAAACCTGCATCACTATGAAAGCGGCACAGGCAAATCGGAAGCAAGTGTACACAAAGCAAACTACGACTTGTCTGCAGATTACCACACCTATGCAATCAAGTGGGACGAAAACGAAATCATTTACTATTTCGATAACGAAGAAATCGCAAGAAACAAAAACTTCAACTCTATCGTTCCGGTTTCTCCTTGGTTCTCCACAGCGGTTCTGAACTGGGCAGGCAATGCAGACGATCAGACCGACGGGTCTGCCATGATTGTGGACTACTGCCGTGTATATCAGCGCAAGGCAGATGTTGACAATCCGGCATTAACCATGATCGGTAAGCCTTTGGAAAATGCAGTGAAGCCCGGCTCAAATTACACACCGCCGGCAAGCAGTACTACCAATTCTGCAAGCTCCGGTTCTACCAACATCATCACAACTTTAACCCCCGATAATTCCACTCAGGAAGGTGAAATTATCATTAAGCCGACCGCGTATGCACCGGAAGCATGGGGCGATTCCAGCCTTAAAAACTTTGACGGCACAGGCACAACCTGGACCAACAAAAAGGATTATTCCGTAACCTACACGCCCGAGACACCTTTAAAGGGTAAGTATAAGGTGTATTACTGGGTTATCCCCAATGTTAAAGATGGCGGTGTTGGCTTTACTGCCCGCGTAAATGTAGGTGGTGAATCAAAGGACACCCTGATTAAAACCAATTTTGAAAATGCGGAATCCGGCTGGATTCTCTTAGGCGAATATGAGTTTAAGGGCACAGCGGACGAAAATGTAATGGGTATTGCAGGCGGTAATACCAGAGGTACAGGCGTAAAATTCGTACCCGTCAAATAGCGACAAGCCAAGAACTTATTTATCACAAGCTCGCAGAAATGCGAGCTTGTTCCTTTTTCGTTCTGTCTTGTCGCTTTCGCCAAAAGTTTACAAGTAATACTTTTGGCGAGTGGCTCGCTTCGCTCGCTTACAACCCTTCCGTCAACCTTCGGTTGCCACCTTCCCTTACACAGGGGAGGCTTTTTGTTATTCTGAGTGATAGTGAAAAATCCCATAAACTGTGCTGTATCTGAGAATTGACAAGAACTTATTTATCACAAGCTCGCAAAAAATGCGAGCTTGTTCCTTTTTCGTTCTGTCTTGTCGCTTTCGCCAAAAGTTTACAGGTAATACTTTTGGCGAGTGGCTCGCTTTGCTCGCTTACAACCCTTCCGTCAACCTTTGGTTGCCACCTCCCCTTACACAGGGGAGGCTCATTTGTCATTCTGCACGAAGCGAAGAATCTCCTAAACAGTGCACCCACTTTCAGTAAGCTTTTCCGCCGGTAACCCGAAATAAAAAAACCGAGTGAAACACTCGGCTTTTTTTGACATAGATATTATGAGAAATATTCGCTTTCAAACACCAATGTGGCACTGCCTAAAATAGGGGCTTGCTTGCCCAGGGCGCAGAGGCGGACGGGAATGCCGTCTTTTTCGATTTTACGGCACACATCATAGCGAGCAAATTCTTCTTCAAACAGCACCGCCTGCGGGTCGGAAAATGCAATTAAATCCTTGAGCTTTCCGATTGCCTCCTCCTGACTTCCACAGGGCACAATGCCTGCATTGCCGTTATAGCCCTGCAAAAGCTTTTTGTTGGCATAAAGGGCACAGCAGAGATTGTTTTTTGCATAGGTTGCATACAGCACGCAATCTAAGCCCTTTGCTCCGCCATACCGTTTTTCTGCCATCAAGGCACATTGTGCATCGTTGGCAAAATGGATTGATACGTCCTGATCTGCCTGTTCTAAGGCGGTCTGAATGGTTTTTGAAACCTCAACATTTAAAGAAGCTTCAAACGCCACGCCCACGCCGAGAACGGTGCAGGGTGCATTTTTCAGGGTGTTTTGGATATAAGATACTACGCTGTCGGTAAACTCGCCTGCAGGCAAGGGACAAGTATCAAATTTTAAAACATTGCCTTTAATATCTGCAAAACAGCTTAAGATTTCGGTTTGGGTCACCACAACGCCTAAGGCGTTAATCACGCCGTCTGCCAGCTCTAAAAGCACCGGCTTTCGTTTGCCCTCGGCGGTGGTATCTACACCCACCTCCATAATAAAACCTTCCTCTTTAAACTCGCTGATGATGTTGGTCAGCGACATTTTGGAAAGTCCGGACAACACCGAAAGCTCCACACGCGAAATGGGAGCTTTCATTGCCAACAGCTTTAAAATAATCTGTCTGTTTTGTATTTTGTTGGATTTAGAATTGTTTGCCTGTATCATTATGCGTTATAGCCTGTTTCCAGTGCCTGCTTGTTGATTTCAAGCATTGCCTGCTTGCTTGCGGGCACGGTTTTCTGCAAAGCACTTAAAATGCTTTCAAAGGGCAGAACCTTACTTTCTTTTACAACCTTGCCCAAAAGTACCATGTTTGCAAGCTTGGTTGCTTTTAAATCATCTGCCATTTTGGTAGACGGAATAGCAAAGTTTTGGGTATCGTTTCTCTTGAAATCCTGGAAAATCAAGGAAGAATCAATGAAAATTGCACCGTTTTCCGAAACTGCACCCTCGAATTTATCCAAGGAAGGACCGTTCATAGCAACCAACACGGTGGGGTTTGTTACCACCGGGCAGGAAACCGGTTCATCCGAGATGATAACCGAGCAGTTTGCGGTACCGCCACGCATCTCGGGACCGTAAGACGGGAGCCAGGATACGTATTTGCCTTCCAGCATTGCGGCATAAGCCAAAAGTTTACCTGCGAACAGAACGCCCTGTCCGCCAAAACCTGCGATTAAAATTTCATGTGTCATAGCACAGAGCCTCCTTATTCTTTATCTTTATAAACGCCCAGCGGATACTGCGGCAGCATGTTTTCTTCCAGCCATTTCATCGCTTCAACCGGTGTTTTACCCCAGTTGGTCGGGCAGGTGGAAACCACTTCTACAATAGAAAAGCCTTTTTTGTCAATCTGGTTCTGGAACGCCTTTTTGATTGCTGCCTTGGTTTCCTTGATTGCCTTAACGCTGTTAATGGTGGTTCTCTGTGCCAAAGCTACACCCTCTAAGGTAGAAAGCATTTCGCAAACCTTAATGGGGAAGCCCTGGTTTTCCTGTGTTCTGCCATAAGGGGTAGTCTGGGTAACCTGACCCATCAATGAGGTCGGTGCCATCTGACCGCCGGTCATGCCATAGATTGCGTTGTTGATGAAAATAACGGTGATGTTTTCGCCTCTTGCTGCTGCGTGCACGGTTTCAGCCGTACCAATTGCCGCAAGGTCACCGTCGCCCTGATAGGTAAATACCACGTTATCGGGGTTTACGCGTTTGATACCGGTTGCAACTGCCGGCGCTCTGCCGTGTGCCGCTTCCTGCATATCACATTCAAAATAGTTATAAGCAAATACCGAGCAACCAACAGGTGCAACACCTATCGTTTTACCTTCAATGCCCAGCTCGTCAATAACTTCTGCCACCAGTCTGTGTACAATACCGTGTCCGCAACCGGGGCAATAATGTTCCTGCACTTCACAAAGTGCATGGGGTTTTTTGAATACCTGTTCCATTAGTTTTTGCCTCCTTCTGCGATTTTTTCAATTTGTGCCAAAACCTCTGCAGGGGTGGGAACCACACCGCCGGTTCTGCCGAAGAAATCTACCGGAATCTTGCAGTCTACTGCAAGCTTTACGTCTTCAATCATCTGACCCATGCTCATTTCCACGCAAAGGATTTTCTTCACCTTATCGGCATCCAATGCCTGATAAGCCTTTTCGGGGAACGGCCAGAGGGTAATGGGACGTACCATGCCCACTTTAATGCCCTTTTCTCTTGCCTTGTTGATGGCAGTCTGGGCAATACGTGCGGTGATGCCGTAAGCGGTAACGATGATTTCTGCATCTTCTGTCATATATGTATCGAATTTTGCTTCCTTTTCTGCAATTACATCATACTTCTTCTGACGTTCTAAAATCAGGTCCTCCAGTTCGGACGGCTCAATATACAAAGAGTTGATGATATTGTGCTTTCTTTCCATTTTGGTACCGGTGGTTGCCCAGGTTTTTTCAGGGATTTCGCGTGCTTCGTATGCACCGAATTCTACCGGCTCCATCATCTGACCCAGCATACCGTCGCCCATAATCATAACCGGCATACGGTAGATATCTGCCACGTCAAAGGCTTCCTTGGTTAAGTTTACAAGTTCCTGAATGGAGGAAGGTGCAAAAACGACCAGATGGTAGTCACCATGACCGCCGCCCTTGGTTGCCTGGAAATAGTCAGACTGTGCAGGCTGAATACCGCCAAGACCCGGGCCGCCACGAACGATGTTTACAATTACGCAAGGCAAATCTGCGCCTGCGATGTAGGAAATACCTTCCTGCTTTAAGCTGATGCCGGGGCTTGAAGAAGAGGTCATAACTCTTGCGCCTGCACCTGCTGCACCGTATACCATGTTGATTGCGGCAACTTCACTTTCTGCCTGCAAAAAGGTACCGCCGCGCTTTGGCATCTGCTTTGCCATATAAGCCGCAACTTCTGTCTGCGGGGTAATCGGGTAACCGAAGAAATGACGGCAACCGGCTTGCATAGCCGCTTCAGCCAGAGCTTCGTTACCTTTCATTAAAACTTTTTCACTCATTTTTCTTACGCCTCCTTAGCGATAAACTTCAATTGCAACATCAGGGCAAGTGGTCGCGCAGAATGCACAGCCGATGCATTTGTCCTGTTCTGTAACCTGTGCCGGATGATAGCCTTTTTTGTTCAGCTTATCCTTTGCCAGAGAAATAATGTGCTTGGGGCACTGGCTGATGCACAGTTCGCAGCCCTTGCAACGTTCTTCATTAATTACAACTTTTGCCATTTTCCATTACTCCTTTCTGATGCTATGCCATAAAAGGCAAGTGCATATTCAGCTCCAGGCAAAGCCTGGGGTAGTTCAGATTTTCAGGCAGGGCATCCAGGATTTCCTTGGTGCCTGCAATATATAAAATGGGAAGACCGGTGCGCTTTGACACCTCTTCTACCACTTTTTGTCCTTCTAAAAGGTGCTCAACCGTGGACTGATAGCTTAAATTGGTGTTGTTCACAAGACCTGTAATTTTAAGCCGTGATGTGCGTTCGATTTCCCCCATCAGCTCTATGATTTCTTCGGGGGTTGAGGACAACGGACGAAGGGCATTGATGACCATCATCATTTCGTAGTCCTCGTTTTTTATGCGGGGGCTGAATCTTCCTAAAACCGCGGCACCGTCCTCATCTCCGCCAACATCTAACACCACAAAACGGTCGGGCACATCAAAAACCGATGCCATTTCGGGTGGCAGTGCCGGGATATCCACATTGGAGCTTGCATAAGACGAAGCCACCACGTCGATGCCCCTTTCTTTTAAGGTTTGTACCGCATCGTTGGTACGAAAATAGGGGTTTACAATATCCAGGTCTGCTATAACTGTTCTATTATACCACTGTTTCGACAAAAAAGCAAGGTTTAATGCAAATTCTGTTTTACCGCTTCCGTAATGTCCCGTGATGATATTAAACCGTTTCACGCTTATCCTCCTCAATGCTTACAACGCAAGCCTCAAACTGCTTGCTGAAGATGCCTTTTTTCTCTAAAATATGCAACAGCAAAAACCACACCGCAACCCCTGCAATCAATACGGTTGCACCGATTTTTTCGGGGATGCACACCGCCATAAGCCCTGCGATAAGAAGCATATATAAAAGGGGTATGCCGTAGGCAATCAGCATGGCTGAAATGCCTTTTAAGGTGGGAATTCCCACGGTGACCGGGTCACCTTTTTTTGCATGCACAATATTTTTTGCACGGATGATTGAATCGTGCAGACCGCAAAGTCCACCACAGGCAGCACAGCTTTCGCCACACATGCTTTTGCGGTCCAGCTTAACCTCTGCGTATCCGTTTTCTTTTACGTCGGTTATTTTTCCGATAACCTGTTCCATACTGTTTCTCCTTATGCTCTGCCTGCAATCTCAAGCAATTCCTTTGCGGCAGAGATACTGCTTTCGGTAATCTGCGTACCGCTCATGATACGCGCCAGTTCCTGCACCCTGCCCTGCTCGTCAAGCTTTTCTACCTGCGAACGGGTTTTCCCGTCCACATCCTGCTTGCTGATTTTATAGTGATGCTGTCCGAATGCCGCCACCTGCGCCAAATGCGTGATGACAAAAATCTGCTTGTTTTCGGAAAGCTTTTTGATTTTTTCTGCAATTTTCTGTGCCGCTCTTCCGCTGACGCCTGTATCCACCTCGTCAAAAATCATGGTCGATACGGTATCTACCTCGGAAAGTGCCGCTTTAAGCGCCAAAATTACACGGGAAAGCTCACCGCCCGAGGCAATCTTTGTTAACGGCTTTAAGCTTTCGCCTCTGTTTGGTGCGATTAGGAATTCTGCCTTTTCGGCACCGTTTGCGTTCAGTTCGCAGGGGGTAAGTTCTACCTTAAATTCGGTTTTTTCCATATCCAGCTCAGCAAGAGCGGTCACCACCGCTTCGGATAACGCCTTAGCTCCTTTTTGCCGTTGTGCCGTTAACACTTCTGCACTGGCTTTAAGCACCTCCTCCTGCTCTTTTAATGTTTTTTTCAGCTGTTGTTCCAGATAATCTGCGTTTTCGATACCGTAAAGCTCCTGCTCTAAACGCTCTAAGGTTTCGAGCATTTCGGCAACCGAATCGCCGTATTTGCGTTTTAAACGGCTTAAAGTGTCCAGTCTGCCCTCTACGGCGTTGATGTCCACATCCTCTAAATCGGAGCTGTCCTTTGCATCCCGCACAAAGGATACACAGTCCTCTAATTCATATTTTAAATTTTCGAGCTTTTCGTAAACGCCTTCTGCCTCCGGGTCGTATTTCATCAGGGTTGTAAGGGAATTTAAACCGTTTTCCAGCAAATCCAGCGCGCCCAACTGCTCTTCGTCTCCGCAAAGGGCGGCGTAGCACTCGTTCAGCGCGGTCAGTACCGTTTCAGAGTTTAAGAATCTGGCACGCAGGGTGTTTAATTCTTCCTCCTCACCGTCTCTTAAATTTGCTTTTTTCAGCTCGTCTACCTGATAGCTTAAAATTTCTTTTTTCTGCTCCGCAAGCTCGTTATTCTGCTTGATTTCCGCAAGCTTTTTCCGGGTTTCGGTAACCGCTTTGTAGGCGGTTTTGTACGCTTCCTTTGCCTGTTCGGTATGGGCAAAGCCGTCTAAGAACGCGCCATGGAACGCCTCGTCTAAAATGGACTGGCTGTCCTTTTGTCCGTGGATGTTAATCAAATCCTTGCACAAATCCTTTAAAAAGCCGGTGGTGGACATTCTGCCGTTGATGCGTACCACACTTCTGCCGTCTTTTGAGATTTCCCGGGACAACACAATGGGCTCGCCCTCTTCAAAGGCGATGCCGGCATCACTAAGCTTTTGGCAAACCGTTGGGTCGCAAGTATACACCGCACCCTCCACATAAGCTTTTTCCGCACCGGTGCGCACCAGCTCTTTGGAGCTTCGCTCGCCCGTCAGAAGATTTATGGAGTCAATTAAAATAGACTTACCTGCACCGGTTTCACCGGTGAGTACGCAAAAGCCCTCTTCAAATTCTATGTCCACATTGTCCATAATAGCAATGTTTTCGATGTGTAAGCTTAAAAGCATCTTTTTGCGCCTCCGCTTTATCCGATTACTTCTTCCAGTTTTGCCACAAGGCTTTTTGCATCCGCATCCGAGGGAGTCATGATAAAAATGGTATCATCCCCTGCAATTACACCCATAACCTCGTCAAAATTTAAGGTTTCGATTGCCATGGCACAGCCCTGGGCAGAGCCGGGAATGGTTTTAACCGAAATCATGTTCATGGCAGAGCGGATTGATGTAACTGCATGCTGCAATACGCCAACTAAGCGCGCCTGCATAGTCCCCGAGGTATTAGCGGACGGAATGGTGTACTTATAATGATTTGCATAGTTGGTGGTTTTGACAAGCTTTAATTCCTTGATATCTCTGGACACCGTTGCCTGGGTCACGTCAAAGCCGTGCTCAATCAGCATGTCGGTCAGCTGACCCTGGGTTTCCACGTCAAAGTTGGAAATGAGTGCCAGAATTTTATTGTGTCGGTCCTTTTTAGACATAATAAAATGCCTCCTATCTGTTTTCTTCTAATTTGTGTTTAAGTATATGAAAAAAATTACGTTTTGTAAGTCGGATCAGCTTTGTGGTACAGTCTGATTTTTCTATTTCCACCACATCGCCGTTTTCCAGATGAAAAATTTCCTGCCCGTCGGCAGTAAGCACCGCGCTTCCCTGATTGACTGCTGTTGCTTCCACCGTGATTTTCTGTCTGTCCGACACAATAACCGGCTTTGCAGAAAAGGTGTGCGGACAAATGGGGGTGAGCAAAAAGACATTTAGCTCGGGTGAAACCACCGCACCGCCTGCAGACATGGAGTAGGCCGTTGACCCCGTTGGCGTTGCCACAACCAGTCCGTCTGCATCGTATCCGCTTACAAACTGTCCGTCGCAGCTGACCGTTAAATGAATCATGCGGGACACATTGCCTTTGGCAATTACCACATCATTGAGTGCTTCGG from Clostridia bacterium includes these protein-coding regions:
- a CDS encoding NFACT family protein; translation: MAFDASVIRCLTLELNEKLRGARVDKIHQPQKDELVLVLRVQKDSFKLLISVNPAASRLHLTDRKVENPASPPMFCMFLRKHLSGGKIIDIRQINFERILQFEIESYDELGDLTVKTLVVEIMGKHSNVILLNKDGVVMDSIKRIDISTSSVRQVLPGLRYRLPPNDRLNPLESDFKPEISDSRAPEKALLSVYSGISPQLATEIITNGYDVVMDKIRSNQFSPIIIYKEETPVDFAAIPISITEFGTKIKPVASISEAADIFYSQKAHALLLSRLSAELIHLIQNNIDRCEKKLSIFARQIQDAAKRETYRIKGELLTANLYRVQFGDTEITVDNYYDPEGKKITIALEPNLSPAKNAQKYYTRYNKAKVSEEQAYIQQKKTQKELDYLESVLDEILRAESPAEIAEIKEELRDEGYLKRENGNLKKKAVLSKPSHFEIEGYDVFVGRNNRQNDELTLKFARSQDMWLHTKNIPGSHVIIQKKQGEDIPDTVIVKAAELAAKHSKAKNAPKVPVDYTIVKNVKKPSGAKPGMVIYDHYNTVYVTLV
- a CDS encoding GTP pyrophosphokinase family protein, whose amino-acid sequence is MEESKMEQQESFLLDTLSKYSPEQIEELTKPLIQKLSKIMAYYKCAMMEVETKFNVLNTEFSLRHDRNPINSMKSRLKSFASIKEKLERKKLPLNLDAIEAHLSDVAGIRVVCAFTEDVYMLADALLKQDDITLIEKKDYIKNPKSNGYRSLHLIVGIPIFLAKEKKMMKVEIQLRTIAMDSWASLEHQLRYKKDYESIPQMADELLKCAELSAELDKRMDSLREHAKLDIQE
- a CDS encoding S-layer homology domain-containing protein, producing MKRAIALVTLLCMVLASIPAFAASEASQRAYTTETFKDEVIFTATSLDGNWNASGLKNYDGGATQYAVGKDSASHYAISGIKEGNYEVFAWMIPAKQDSESGTNVVIAHNGKKNLVNVKTKLADGETVPGGWTSVGVFDFAGVEGEQVSYVSPGGNVRATAVKLVPTTKELTKAEEVTEKTPVNKEPGDTSRVEATSGLSMSIDVDPQGRCIYAGPWAFSTAVQGPMTKAPSTLWVAENPDADVYVTYHPEITSVGKVRISVFVPYWAKNQTKDIKYEVYHDGGMDEFHVNPAAQTEAIWQELGTFEFNGSGTEYVKLVCTGVGEAIANTRASTVAFEVLNSANENAVWTTVFVTPQSDSESLINSAKASMAPLDKFDDMVGHWANYDVEYMADRGLVSGVADNAFDPEAQITRAEYVTILDRAMGYEITNGASFADVAGDAWFAPYVATAKANGLLVGLPTDDGFKPEQPITREEMALFTYNAIKATKKNDEWVATMPDDYAKFTDTAEVSAWAETALKYLIQTGIIKGTSDTTVSALDNATRAQGAVILKRFMQLFVWGGPPTDEEWVLTFNDEFFGDSLDWAVWDSEVGGGSHTLSSRWPENAVVKDGNLHLEIRKEQKTGFTNEWTAASVWVRDEVFRQSQGYWEARYKYNAGAGVNNAWWMMTKKHQVTDDKQNYEIDINEGHYPHKINTNLHHYESGTGKSEASVHKANYDLSADYHTYAIKWDENEIIYYFDNEEIARNKNFNSIVPVSPWFSTAVLNWAGNADDQTDGSAMIVDYCRVYQRKADVDNPALTMIGKPLENAVKPGSNYTPPASSTTNSASSGSTNIITTLTPDNSTQEGEIIIKPTAYAPEAWGDSSLKNFDGTGTTWTNKKDYSVTYTPETPLKGKYKVYYWVIPNVKDGGVGFTARVNVGGESKDTLIKTNFENAESGWILLGEYEFKGTADENVMGIAGGNTRGTGVKFVPVK
- a CDS encoding ROK family protein codes for the protein MIQANNSKSNKIQNRQIILKLLAMKAPISRVELSVLSGLSKMSLTNIISEFKEEGFIMEVGVDTTAEGKRKPVLLELADGVINALGVVVTQTEILSCFADIKGNVLKFDTCPLPAGEFTDSVVSYIQNTLKNAPCTVLGVGVAFEASLNVEVSKTIQTALEQADQDVSIHFANDAQCALMAEKRYGGAKGLDCVLYATYAKNNLCCALYANKKLLQGYNGNAGIVPCGSQEEAIGKLKDLIAFSDPQAVLFEEEFARYDVCRKIEKDGIPVRLCALGKQAPILGSATLVFESEYFS
- a CDS encoding 2-oxoacid:acceptor oxidoreductase family protein — translated: MTHEILIAGFGGQGVLFAGKLLAYAAMLEGKYVSWLPSYGPEMRGGTANCSVIISDEPVSCPVVTNPTVLVAMNGPSLDKFEGAVSENGAIFIDSSLIFQDFKRNDTQNFAIPSTKMADDLKATKLANMVLLGKVVKESKVLPFESILSALQKTVPASKQAMLEINKQALETGYNA